The Pedobacter mucosus genome window below encodes:
- a CDS encoding Atu2307/SP_0267 family LLM class monooxygenase codes for MELGIGMFGDLQINAKGEIQSAQQRLQEIIEEIKLMDEVGLDFYGIGEHHRPDYAVSSPEIILAAAATVTKNIKLSSAVSVLSSSDPVKLYQNFATIDLISNGRAELMAGRGSFIESFPLFGYNLQDYDELYEEKLELLLKINKEPKINWKGKFRPELVNQEILPRAVNDNLTIWVAVGGTPESVERAGRLGLPVMFAIIGGQPIQFKPLFEYYKKVYQAYGHDMNKFEVGVHMHSLFGENSNEVSDYYFPLYSAQMNRIGKTRGWPPFLRNQFDAGKSSNGALIIGDASESVDKILAMEDTFGLTRFSAHMDVGGPSHAAMMKSIEIFGTKIAPEVRKALTKKADLV; via the coding sequence ATGGAATTAGGTATCGGCATGTTCGGCGATTTGCAAATCAACGCAAAAGGAGAAATTCAATCCGCCCAACAAAGACTTCAAGAAATTATAGAAGAAATTAAACTGATGGATGAAGTTGGTTTAGATTTTTATGGAATCGGCGAACATCATCGGCCAGATTATGCAGTTTCTAGTCCAGAAATAATTTTAGCTGCTGCAGCAACAGTTACTAAAAATATAAAATTAAGTAGTGCAGTTTCAGTTTTAAGCTCATCAGATCCAGTAAAACTTTATCAAAATTTTGCAACTATCGATTTGATTTCTAACGGAAGAGCAGAATTAATGGCTGGTCGCGGGAGCTTCATCGAATCGTTTCCATTATTTGGATACAATCTTCAAGACTATGATGAGCTTTACGAAGAAAAATTAGAATTACTGTTAAAAATCAATAAAGAGCCAAAAATAAATTGGAAAGGAAAATTCCGTCCGGAGTTAGTGAATCAAGAAATTTTGCCTCGTGCTGTAAACGATAATTTAACAATTTGGGTAGCTGTTGGTGGAACGCCTGAATCTGTAGAACGTGCCGGCAGACTAGGTTTACCAGTAATGTTTGCCATCATTGGCGGTCAACCCATACAATTTAAACCACTGTTTGAGTATTATAAAAAGGTTTATCAAGCTTACGGGCATGATATGAATAAATTTGAAGTAGGTGTTCATATGCATTCCTTATTTGGCGAAAACAGCAACGAAGTATCTGATTACTATTTCCCATTATATTCTGCTCAAATGAATAGAATTGGGAAAACACGTGGTTGGCCTCCATTTTTACGAAACCAATTCGATGCAGGTAAAAGTAGCAATGGTGCATTAATTATTGGTGATGCAAGCGAATCAGTTGATAAGATATTAGCTATGGAAGATACTTTTGGATTAACCCGATTCTCTGCTCATATGGATGTTGGTGGTCCATCCCATGCCGCAATGATGAAATCAATTGAAATTTTTGGAACCAAGATAGCACCGGAAGTAAGAAAAGCATTGACTAAAAAAGCTGACTTGGTTTAG
- the dnaK gene encoding molecular chaperone DnaK, producing MAKISINLATGSLQKEEIIVGIDLGTTNSLVAFINPDKNPQVINDAGKGILVPSIVYFNSQNDAIVGNEAKEFLTTDPVNTIFSVKRLLGRSYKDVAEHANIFSYKIIDDDSDALVKIQAGNRFYTPIELSAEILKELKARAEHALKTPVNRAVITVPAYFNDSQRQATRDAGKLAGLDVMRIVNEPTAASLAYGIGLDPSQQKTIAVYDLGGGTFDVSILQIQNGIFEVLATNGNTYLGGDDFDSAILNYWLEKNKLDISVVAQDNILMQTLRLQAESAKKALSTQNLYNEQVGDIWCTLDRQTFEQLIAAKVEETINACKNALKDAELTAKDIDEVILVGGSTRTPFVKQAVENFFGKKPQDNINPDEVVALGAAIQADVLAGNRSDILLLDVTPLSLGIETMGGLMDVIISRNSKVPTKAGRQYTTSLDGQINMKISVYQGERDLVKENRKLAEFDLKGIPAMPAGLPKVDINFLLNADGILTVQAIELRSGVKQEIEITPSYGLSDDTVEKMLIDSITYAKSDVEQRMLIEARSEGEQLLYTAERFITKHAEHLTAQEIAETNAYIEALKTALTTQEKDTILKKADELNEFTRPFAERVMDAAISTAMKGKKIE from the coding sequence ATGGCAAAAATATCAATCAACCTGGCCACAGGTTCATTACAGAAAGAAGAAATAATAGTCGGAATTGATTTGGGCACAACGAATAGTTTGGTGGCTTTTATCAATCCAGATAAAAATCCACAGGTTATCAATGATGCAGGAAAAGGAATTTTAGTTCCTTCAATCGTATATTTCAATAGTCAAAACGATGCTATAGTTGGTAATGAAGCTAAAGAATTTTTAACAACAGACCCGGTAAATACTATTTTTTCTGTTAAAAGATTACTAGGCCGATCCTATAAAGATGTTGCCGAACATGCCAATATTTTCTCTTACAAAATTATCGATGATGATAGTGATGCTTTAGTAAAAATTCAGGCTGGAAATCGTTTTTATACTCCGATTGAATTATCCGCAGAAATATTAAAGGAATTGAAAGCAAGAGCCGAACATGCTTTAAAAACGCCAGTAAATCGTGCTGTAATTACTGTTCCGGCATATTTTAATGATAGCCAACGCCAAGCAACACGTGACGCTGGGAAACTTGCAGGGTTGGATGTGATGCGCATTGTTAACGAGCCAACTGCGGCCAGTTTAGCTTACGGAATCGGTTTAGATCCTTCGCAACAAAAAACTATAGCCGTTTATGATTTAGGTGGAGGAACTTTTGATGTTTCTATTTTACAAATTCAAAATGGGATTTTTGAAGTTTTAGCAACTAATGGAAACACTTATTTAGGAGGCGATGATTTTGACAGCGCCATTTTAAATTACTGGTTAGAAAAAAATAAGCTTGATATTTCAGTAGTAGCACAGGATAATATTTTAATGCAAACCTTGCGCCTGCAAGCTGAGTCGGCTAAAAAAGCATTGTCTACACAAAATTTATACAACGAACAAGTCGGTGATATCTGGTGTACTTTGGACAGGCAAACATTCGAGCAATTGATTGCTGCAAAGGTTGAAGAAACGATTAACGCTTGTAAAAATGCTTTAAAGGATGCAGAATTAACAGCAAAAGATATTGATGAGGTTATCTTGGTGGGCGGTTCCACCCGCACTCCTTTTGTTAAGCAGGCAGTAGAAAATTTCTTTGGCAAAAAACCTCAGGATAATATTAATCCTGATGAAGTTGTAGCACTTGGTGCAGCAATTCAGGCTGATGTTTTGGCCGGAAATCGCTCCGATATTTTATTGCTTGATGTTACTCCACTTTCTTTAGGAATCGAAACCATGGGCGGTTTAATGGACGTGATTATTTCGCGTAATAGCAAAGTACCAACTAAAGCTGGTCGACAATATACTACATCGCTAGACGGACAAATAAACATGAAAATTTCTGTTTACCAAGGCGAGCGTGATCTGGTTAAAGAAAACCGTAAACTCGCTGAGTTTGACTTAAAAGGAATTCCGGCAATGCCTGCTGGTTTACCGAAAGTAGATATTAACTTTTTGCTAAATGCCGATGGAATATTAACTGTTCAGGCGATTGAGTTACGTTCTGGCGTAAAACAGGAAATTGAAATAACGCCTAGCTACGGTCTGAGTGATGATACGGTAGAAAAAATGTTAATTGATAGCATTACATATGCCAAAAGCGATGTAGAACAACGCATGTTAATTGAGGCACGAAGTGAAGGCGAACAATTGCTATACACCGCCGAACGTTTCATTACAAAACACGCCGAACATTTAACTGCGCAAGAAATTGCAGAAACCAACGCCTATATTGAAGCTTTGAAAACGGCTTTAACTACTCAAGAAAAAGATACAATTTTGAAAAAAGCTGATGAACTAAATGAGTTTACTCGTCCGTTTGCAGAACGTGTTATGGATGCGGCAATTTCAACTGCGATGAAGGGTAAGAAGATAGAATAG
- a CDS encoding TonB-dependent receptor: MKKRILYTLLGLFIFPIMVFSQTIIKGKVATAKGEGIIAASIKQKGSNKGAVSDQNGEFQISVPDNSILVFSAIGYVTREVEAKSPLTVILSEDAQNLGDFVVVGTRGKARSSILTPVPVDVIKINSVNMPTAKMDLTSILNSASPSFNFNKQSGSDGADQIDLATLRGLGPDQTLVLVNGKRRHQTAFVAVFGTRGRGNSGTDLNAIPESSIDRVEILRDGASAQYGSDAIAGVINLILKKDVGVLSINTGYSGYYDPKFNTHYGKELGQYRTNGAIDGNAFSLGANYGVALGKNNGFINFSGNFFANGKTFRQNLNTDLSTKDGLPINTVRRSTGDGSVTSGGLMYNMELPIANTKTIIYSFGGGNAKASSAYAYTRNLSERPERFPDGVAGNPILQTTIDGETYFDPIIETKIQDLSFAGGVRGVWGSDWNWDLSNTLGRNNFHFYGDQTFNASLGAGKTHFDDGGFSFLQNTVNFNLSKLVDVASGLNLAFGLEQRYENYKIYAGEKDSYANYNANKATGAQGFPGYQPGDEVDASRSNVAAYVDAELDATDKWLIGVAVRAENYNDFGFTSNYKLATRYKLTSNFNLRGSLSTGFRAPSLQQINFSNTFTNVQGGNVFEVKIAPNYSPITKAAGIPDLKQEKSINASLGFSWKPFSNVTVTLDGYRINIKDRVVLSGQFDESIPALKPILNQLNVAQAQFFANAVNTTNYGLDLVVDYTKRFDNNTSIKVLFTGNLNHLNIDKINIPAALNGSYDTQQAFFSDREQAYIKASAPPVKLGLNLDYGFGNWMVGTHFLYYGKISILGYGYENTYPPLVNLDNTNTSVLEQFNYSGKMVSDVYASYKISKRVTIFFGADNVFNVHPDLGYVQGAKLSAYDGETGGAWDAVQMGFNGLKLFTKLAFNF, encoded by the coding sequence ATGAAAAAACGAATACTATATACATTGCTTGGCCTATTTATCTTCCCGATAATGGTGTTTTCGCAAACGATTATTAAGGGAAAAGTGGCAACTGCAAAGGGCGAGGGCATCATTGCTGCTTCAATTAAACAAAAAGGATCAAATAAAGGTGCTGTTTCTGATCAGAATGGTGAATTTCAAATCTCAGTTCCTGATAATTCGATTTTGGTTTTTAGTGCCATCGGTTATGTTACCAGAGAAGTGGAGGCGAAAAGTCCGCTAACCGTTATCTTATCAGAGGATGCCCAAAACTTAGGCGATTTTGTTGTAGTTGGAACCCGTGGTAAAGCCCGCTCTTCGATATTAACGCCAGTTCCGGTTGATGTTATTAAGATTAACTCCGTAAACATGCCAACGGCAAAAATGGATTTAACTTCTATTTTAAATTCTGCTTCTCCATCTTTTAACTTCAATAAACAAAGCGGTTCTGATGGAGCAGATCAAATAGATTTGGCAACATTAAGGGGCTTAGGTCCAGATCAGACCTTGGTATTGGTGAATGGAAAAAGACGTCACCAAACTGCTTTTGTGGCTGTTTTTGGTACACGCGGGCGAGGAAATTCGGGTACGGATTTAAATGCCATTCCAGAATCATCGATCGATCGAGTTGAAATATTACGAGATGGTGCTTCTGCACAATACGGTTCTGACGCGATTGCTGGTGTTATTAATCTAATTTTGAAAAAAGATGTTGGTGTTTTAAGCATCAATACTGGGTATTCTGGTTATTACGATCCAAAATTTAATACGCATTATGGTAAAGAATTGGGTCAATATCGCACAAACGGCGCCATCGATGGTAATGCTTTTTCCCTTGGTGCCAATTACGGTGTAGCGCTAGGCAAGAATAATGGCTTTATTAATTTTTCAGGAAACTTTTTCGCCAACGGAAAAACATTCAGGCAAAATCTAAATACCGATTTAAGTACTAAAGATGGTTTACCCATAAATACCGTCAGGCGATCTACAGGTGATGGTTCCGTTACTTCGGGAGGTTTGATGTATAATATGGAATTGCCAATTGCCAATACAAAAACCATTATTTACTCTTTTGGTGGTGGCAATGCAAAGGCATCTAGCGCTTATGCTTATACTCGAAATTTATCTGAGAGACCAGAGCGTTTTCCTGATGGAGTTGCTGGCAATCCAATTTTACAAACTACAATTGATGGTGAAACTTATTTTGATCCTATTATTGAAACAAAGATTCAAGATTTATCTTTTGCTGGAGGTGTTAGAGGGGTTTGGGGCAGTGATTGGAATTGGGATTTGAGTAATACTTTAGGTCGGAATAATTTTCATTTTTATGGTGATCAAACTTTTAATGCTTCGTTAGGTGCAGGTAAAACTCATTTTGATGATGGTGGTTTTTCATTTCTACAAAACACTGTAAACTTTAACCTTAGTAAATTAGTTGATGTTGCATCTGGATTGAATTTAGCTTTTGGTTTAGAACAACGCTATGAAAATTACAAAATTTATGCTGGGGAAAAAGACTCATACGCCAACTACAACGCAAACAAAGCTACAGGAGCACAAGGTTTTCCCGGTTATCAGCCAGGCGACGAAGTTGATGCAAGCAGATCAAATGTTGCAGCTTATGTTGATGCTGAGTTAGATGCAACCGATAAATGGTTAATCGGCGTAGCGGTTAGAGCAGAAAACTACAATGATTTTGGTTTTACGAGTAACTACAAACTTGCTACGCGTTATAAATTAACCAGTAATTTTAATCTTCGAGGATCGCTAAGCACAGGATTTAGAGCGCCTTCACTGCAACAAATTAATTTTAGTAATACGTTTACAAACGTGCAAGGCGGTAACGTTTTCGAAGTTAAAATTGCACCAAATTATAGTCCAATTACAAAAGCTGCCGGAATTCCGGATTTAAAACAAGAAAAATCTATTAACGCAAGTTTAGGGTTTTCGTGGAAACCATTTTCTAATGTAACCGTTACTTTGGATGGTTATCGCATCAATATTAAGGATCGAGTGGTTTTATCTGGTCAGTTTGATGAAAGTATTCCGGCACTTAAACCAATTTTAAATCAGCTAAATGTAGCGCAGGCACAATTTTTTGCAAACGCAGTCAATACTACAAATTATGGCTTGGATTTAGTAGTAGATTATACTAAACGCTTTGATAACAACACATCAATTAAAGTGCTATTTACAGGTAATTTGAATCATTTAAATATTGATAAAATTAATATTCCAGCGGCATTAAATGGATCTTATGATACGCAACAAGCATTTTTTAGCGATCGTGAACAGGCTTACATTAAAGCATCTGCTCCACCAGTAAAATTGGGCCTAAATCTAGATTATGGCTTTGGAAATTGGATGGTTGGAACGCACTTTTTATACTATGGAAAAATTTCAATTTTAGGTTATGGCTACGAAAATACCTATCCTCCATTAGTAAATTTAGACAATACTAACACTTCCGTTTTAGAACAATTTAATTACTCAGGTAAAATGGTTTCCGACGTTTATGCATCTTATAAAATATCTAAACGCGTTACTATATTTTTTGGAGCGGATAATGTGTTTAATGTTCATCCGGATTTAGGTTATGTGCAAGGCGCAAAACTTTCTGCTTACGATGGTGAAACTGGTGGTGCTTGGGATGCCGTTCAAATGGGTTTTAACGGGCTAAAATTATTTACAAAGTTGGCTTTTAATTTTTAA
- a CDS encoding glycosyltransferase, giving the protein MSAKKLLIIGFVWPEPTSSAAGTRMIQLINLFLAKNYQITFASAASKSDHSYDFSKTKVSEQQIRLNDERFNIYIKELNPNIVMFDRFMVEEQYGWRVQQECPNAMRILDTEDLHFLRSARAQSDKKQLPLNLYSDTAKREIASILRCDLSLIISEIEMEILQEDFKIDSSLIYYLPFLEHVITNQNILGWIPFEERADFVFIGNFLHEPNWNTVQVLKTKIWSELRKRLPGVSLNIYGSYASQKVLQLDNKNEKFFIRGRAKDAKETISKHKILLAPIQFGAGVKGKFIDAMQVGTPSITTSIGAEAMKGDLDWNGFVEDDLSLFIDKAVELYKDKIAWLVAQQNGIRIINERYSSEDFADKFITQIENLDLVVHRQKNFFGQILNHHTVQSTKYMSMWIEEKNRK; this is encoded by the coding sequence ATGAGTGCTAAGAAATTATTAATTATTGGATTTGTTTGGCCTGAACCGACTTCATCAGCAGCTGGAACAAGAATGATTCAATTAATTAATTTATTTCTGGCCAAAAATTATCAAATCACTTTTGCATCTGCTGCATCAAAAAGCGATCACAGCTACGATTTTTCAAAAACTAAGGTAAGTGAGCAACAAATAAGGCTTAATGATGAGCGTTTTAACATCTACATAAAAGAGCTAAACCCTAACATAGTTATGTTCGATCGTTTTATGGTTGAGGAACAATATGGCTGGCGAGTTCAACAGGAATGTCCTAATGCGATGCGGATTTTAGATACCGAAGATTTACATTTTCTGCGAAGTGCCCGTGCTCAAAGTGATAAAAAACAACTTCCTTTAAATTTATATTCTGATACTGCAAAGCGAGAAATTGCCTCCATTTTACGTTGTGATCTATCGCTGATTATCTCTGAAATAGAGATGGAAATTTTGCAGGAAGATTTCAAAATTGATTCTTCATTAATTTACTATCTGCCCTTTTTGGAGCATGTAATCACTAATCAGAACATTTTAGGATGGATTCCATTTGAAGAACGAGCCGATTTTGTTTTTATAGGCAACTTTCTTCATGAACCTAATTGGAATACTGTACAGGTTTTAAAAACGAAAATTTGGTCGGAACTTAGAAAAAGATTGCCTGGTGTAAGTTTGAATATCTATGGTTCATATGCATCGCAAAAGGTGTTGCAACTGGATAATAAAAATGAAAAATTTTTTATTCGAGGTAGAGCCAAAGATGCCAAAGAAACAATTTCTAAACATAAAATTCTTCTTGCACCAATTCAGTTTGGTGCTGGAGTAAAAGGAAAATTTATTGATGCCATGCAGGTTGGAACTCCATCAATAACGACATCGATTGGTGCAGAAGCAATGAAAGGTGATTTAGATTGGAACGGATTTGTTGAAGATGATTTAAGCTTGTTTATTGATAAAGCGGTGGAACTTTATAAAGATAAAATTGCTTGGCTTGTTGCGCAGCAAAATGGAATCCGAATCATAAATGAACGATATTCTTCTGAAGATTTTGCCGATAAATTTATCACCCAAATTGAAAATTTAGATTTAGTTGTGCATCGGCAAAAAAATTTTTTCGGACAGATTTTGAATCATCACACAGTGCAGAGTACAAAATATATGTCGATGTGGATTGAGGAAAAGAATAGGAAATAA
- a CDS encoding tRNA-(ms[2]io[6]A)-hydroxylase — protein MLGLKLLTDPRWANIAESNLEEILSDHAWCEQKAATNAITLITQNSEHQDLVDELTAIAIEEMQHFQMVIEIIKKRGYVLSRERKDDYVGRLVKFSKKDGSRNQAFIDRLLFAAMIEARSCERFRVLSLNIEDKELAKFYHELMVSEAGHYTTFLNFARKYSVDVDVDKRWKEWLDFEGELIQSFGTREAIHG, from the coding sequence ATGTTAGGATTAAAATTATTGACAGACCCACGCTGGGCAAATATCGCAGAGTCAAATTTAGAAGAAATTTTATCTGACCATGCTTGGTGCGAACAAAAAGCAGCAACAAATGCGATTACTTTAATTACGCAAAATTCTGAACACCAAGATTTAGTTGATGAGCTGACAGCAATTGCGATTGAAGAAATGCAACATTTTCAAATGGTAATCGAAATTATTAAAAAGCGAGGTTACGTTTTAAGTAGAGAACGAAAAGATGATTACGTTGGTCGTTTGGTAAAGTTTAGTAAAAAAGATGGAAGCAGAAACCAGGCATTCATCGACCGACTTTTATTCGCCGCAATGATTGAAGCCAGAAGTTGTGAACGTTTCCGCGTTTTATCATTAAATATTGAAGATAAAGAATTAGCTAAATTTTACCATGAATTAATGGTTTCTGAAGCTGGTCATTATACTACTTTTTTAAACTTTGCCCGTAAATATAGCGTAGATGTAGATGTTGATAAGCGATGGAAGGAATGGTTAGATTTTGAAGGAGAATTAATCCAAAGTTTTGGAACAAGGGAAGCGATACATGGTTAG
- a CDS encoding DUF3810 domain-containing protein yields MQKEIKRILVKLVFFLGTSFLIFLFGLFPTQVQKYYSTGFYPYISSSLRYISSIFSFAIGDILYVLLIGFVIFKTIHFIKKRKTLKKEHRFIVPLQVLNFFLILYIIFKIVWGLNYSRPSISKELGIGNEKYSVKELVLLGDYFIKKTNDLKLKQTKIPVYSISNLENNSANAYALMEKKNSLFRYSNPCLKSVLNPWLVSKIGIEGYYAPLSGEANMNMNLPDFVKPYVSCHEIAHQLGVAYEDEANLLGYLTASNSLDINYQYSANYEMLRYILFEIRIKSPEDYKTLHDKLSLGVLADFKTEKEFWRKYNGEMFGYMDAAFDSFLKLNNQKKGTDSYQDIVIWLWNLHKKELKVKG; encoded by the coding sequence ATGCAAAAGGAAATTAAGCGAATTTTAGTAAAGCTAGTCTTTTTTTTGGGGACTAGCTTTCTGATTTTCCTCTTCGGCTTATTCCCTACCCAAGTCCAAAAATATTATTCTACGGGATTTTATCCCTACATATCTTCTTCTTTAAGGTATATCTCCTCAATCTTTTCTTTTGCCATTGGTGATATTTTGTACGTTTTGCTTATCGGTTTTGTGATTTTCAAAACCATCCATTTTATAAAAAAACGAAAAACTTTAAAAAAAGAACATAGATTTATCGTTCCATTGCAGGTTTTAAATTTCTTTCTAATTCTTTATATCATCTTCAAAATAGTTTGGGGCTTAAATTACAGCCGACCAAGTATTAGCAAAGAATTGGGTATCGGTAATGAAAAATATTCAGTTAAAGAACTGGTTTTGCTTGGCGATTACTTTATTAAGAAAACTAATGATTTGAAGTTGAAACAAACGAAAATCCCTGTTTATTCCATTAGCAATTTGGAAAACAACTCAGCGAATGCTTATGCTTTAATGGAGAAAAAAAATTCACTATTTCGCTACTCAAATCCTTGTTTAAAATCAGTTTTAAACCCATGGCTTGTAAGCAAAATAGGCATCGAGGGTTACTATGCGCCACTTTCTGGCGAAGCTAACATGAATATGAATTTGCCAGATTTTGTAAAACCATATGTTTCTTGCCACGAAATTGCACACCAATTAGGTGTTGCTTATGAAGATGAAGCAAATCTTTTGGGCTATTTAACAGCAAGTAATAGCCTTGATATTAATTACCAGTATTCTGCGAATTATGAAATGCTTCGGTATATTTTATTTGAAATCAGGATTAAATCTCCTGAAGATTATAAGACCTTACACGATAAGTTATCGCTTGGAGTTTTGGCTGATTTTAAAACCGAAAAAGAGTTTTGGCGTAAATACAATGGTGAAATGTTTGGCTATATGGACGCTGCCTTTGATAGTTTCCTAAAACTTAATAACCAAAAAAAGGGCACCGATAGTTACCAGGATATTGTGATTTGGCTGTGGAATCTTCATAAAAAAGAGTTGAAAGTTAAAGGTTAA
- a CDS encoding dihydroorotase has translation MNSYLIKAATIVNEGQKIVADVLIKDGFIEKIGQNLSVPDAQEINAEGQYLLPGMIDDQVHFREPGLTHKADIFTESMAAVAGGITSFMEMPNTVPNTLTQDLLQDKYNIAAETSLANYSFYMGASNDNIEEVLKTDPKNVCGIKVFMGSSTGNMLVDNEKTLENIFSKAPILVATHCEDEATIRHNLAEFKAKYGDDLTIEMHPLIRSAEACYKSSSLAVELAKRYHTRLHVLHISTAKEIALFDNTIVLKDKKITAEACVHHLWFNDKNYAKKGNFIKWNPAVKTEEDQHGILQGILNDNIDVIATDHAPHTLEEKNQPYSQAPSGGPLVQHALPALLEMHLQGKISLEKIAEKTAHNLAICFNIEKRGFIREGYWADLVLVDLKDEWKVTKLNNFYKCGWSPFDGDTFQASITHTFVSGNLAYQKGRFTTDQIGKRLTFER, from the coding sequence ATGAATTCTTACCTGATAAAAGCAGCCACAATTGTAAACGAGGGACAAAAAATAGTAGCCGATGTACTAATTAAAGATGGATTTATTGAGAAGATCGGTCAAAATTTATCGGTTCCTGATGCACAAGAAATTAATGCAGAAGGTCAATATCTTTTGCCGGGAATGATTGATGATCAGGTTCATTTTCGCGAACCAGGTTTAACGCACAAAGCAGATATTTTTACAGAAAGCATGGCGGCTGTTGCTGGTGGAATTACCTCTTTCATGGAGATGCCAAACACTGTTCCAAATACCTTGACTCAAGATTTACTTCAAGATAAATACAACATTGCAGCTGAAACTTCCCTTGCTAATTACTCATTTTATATGGGCGCAAGCAACGATAATATTGAGGAAGTCTTGAAAACTGATCCAAAAAATGTTTGTGGAATAAAGGTTTTCATGGGCTCATCAACCGGAAATATGTTGGTTGATAATGAAAAAACACTAGAAAATATATTTAGTAAAGCACCAATTTTGGTGGCAACCCATTGTGAAGATGAAGCAACGATTCGCCATAATCTCGCAGAGTTCAAAGCAAAATATGGTGATGATTTAACAATTGAAATGCATCCTCTTATTCGTAGCGCTGAAGCTTGCTATAAATCGTCATCTTTAGCAGTTGAATTGGCAAAGCGTTACCACACCCGTTTGCATGTTCTCCATATTTCGACAGCAAAAGAAATTGCCTTGTTCGATAATACAATCGTTTTAAAAGATAAAAAAATAACCGCAGAGGCATGTGTTCATCATCTATGGTTTAATGATAAGAATTACGCTAAAAAAGGAAACTTTATTAAATGGAATCCTGCTGTAAAAACCGAAGAAGACCAACATGGAATTTTACAAGGGATTTTGAATGATAATATTGATGTGATCGCAACTGATCATGCGCCACATACTCTAGAAGAAAAAAATCAACCTTATTCTCAAGCACCATCCGGCGGACCATTGGTTCAACATGCGTTACCGGCTTTACTCGAGATGCATTTACAAGGTAAAATTTCTTTAGAGAAAATTGCAGAGAAAACAGCTCATAATTTGGCCATTTGTTTCAATATCGAAAAACGTGGATTTATTCGTGAAGGCTATTGGGCAGACTTAGTTTTGGTAGATTTAAAGGACGAATGGAAAGTGACCAAACTTAATAATTTTTATAAATGTGGCTGGAGTCCGTTTGATGGCGATACTTTTCAAGCAAGTATTACGCACACTTTTGTATCCGGAAACTTGGCTTATCAAAAAGGCAGATTCACTACCGACCAGATTGGCAAGCGACTAACATTTGAGAGATAA